GCCGGGGGTCCggtggggtcgccacagtggaCTTCCTGGAGGGGACGTACGACTACGCCTCCCCGACTCCCGCCCAGACGCCGCTTTACAGCCACCCCATGCCGGGCTACTACGCAGCCCCCCTGGACACCCACGGATCGCCCTCGGACGGCAGCCTACAGTCGTTGGGCAGCGGGCCCACCAGCCCCCTTGTGTTTGTACCCACCAGCCCCCGACTCAGCCCCTTCATGCACCCCCCCGGCCATCACTATCTGGAAACTACTTCAACTCCCATCTACAGGTGAGACGCAACCCTCTTCAACTTTCATTGTCTCTCAACTTCTTTGTCTATTTCAGCATATATTGGCTGggaagtgacccccccccctccccctactCCCACCCCCTAAACGCGTATTGTCGTTTGCCGATTATGCAACTCGAACCAACCAATACAACGGCTTTCGGGAAATTATCTTGTTAGCTGAAGGAcggcttgcaaaaaaaaaaaaaaaaaaagctattgtAAACAGCGAGTGACCCCGGCCGTTGTCCACAAACACTAATTATGTGACAGCGTTGTTATTTTAATCTTTGACTACATTCGAAACATGGCCACTATCACCGTGGACGGGatcaaaatgcttttttaattCCAGAGATTAAGCACTTTGCCGGGGACCTTGAGCCGGGAACCACACGTAAGAGCCAAATCGTTCCATGTCTGTAGAACTGAATCGTAAAAAGATGCCCTTTTGACCGGATGCACCCGTGTGGCGAGTACCTGAAGAAACCCACCTAGGTACCTTGTGGCAGGTCCGGCGAGACGGTCAGTCAGCAGCAGGCGACCAGGGACGACCAGTGCGGCACGAGCGAGGAGGCGTACGTCCTGGGGGGCTCGGAGGCAGCAGCCGCTGCCGCCATCGGGGTGTTTGAGATGGCCAAGGAGACGCGCTTCTGTGCCGTGTGCAGCGACTACGCCTCCGGCTACCACTACGGGGTGTGGTCCTGCGAGGGATGCAAGGCCTTCTTTAAGAGGAGCATCCAAGGTAGACACAACTTTCTGCAAacaaaaaatccacatttaacCATGAGTAAGCCATGGAAGTTGTACTTTGAGTGTAAAAAATGAACCAAAGGTGAAATCTTgaataggattttttttcatgtttttgcaaaTCCGTGTTGTGTCGCGACAGCACGCACGACAAACGGGGTAAGGCTTCATTTCGACGGAAGTTTCAACAGCAATCGTAGCCACGTGGTTGCCTCTTTTagtcattaaaatgaaaatctttAGACTGGGTTTTACACTACATAATTAAAGTGATACAATTCAGACATTTTGCTCTCAAGTAAAACGAATCGATTATGAATCATAATCATAACGCTTGGAATCTAATATCTTCAGAACGGAATCAGGCTTCTTCCAAATGTGCGAGTGCAGCGTGAATGCGTACATGCCTCACTGATCTTcccaaacaaatacaacaaaaatccACTCTGAATCTAAACTACAGCAAAAACATAGACCAGGAGTCACCGGCCTTTTCTGAAACTGAAAGCTACGTCCTTGGTACCGATGAATGTGaaggtaggtttttttttttttttacctttgattTTTATGACGATCTACGTGAAGACACCAGTCACGTGAACAATTTGTCAAAATAGTTTTCCACAATGGCTTAACAACTTTGTAAATATAGAATGCGACCCATTATTTCGATATATCTCTGCCAAAATGATTTTGAGTTTTCACTTTTACAGCATtcctaggaaatcacaatgACCCATCACTGGTGAGCTACTTTACAACAGGCCCACGGTCTATTTATCCCATCCTTTGGGGCTACCCGCTGCACCAATATTGATCAGCCCTGATACTGACTTGTTAAAAATGGACTAAAAAGTTGACAATCAATGAAGTCAATGAAAGCAAGACTCAGTACTAGAAAGTATCAGTACCGACTACTTAACTTTTTGCACCTAAATGGTAACTGAAAGTGTAACTTAAACCGTCATCTATAAAGTACAAAATTTTGAACAGTTtagttctcttttctttattttctataGGAAAAATCCAGCGGcctgggactttgtcactgaaACATTTGTGGGCATAGCCTAGCAACAAGCCCCCTTGGGACCGTGAGACAGGGATCAGATATCCAATCAGCATGTAAATTCACATTCATAACATCACTTCCTACTGAAGTATGACTTATCCAAGTCAGTAGTTTGTCTGGAAAGGGTCCCCCTTTTCGAAAGAAAGGTGACCCGTTGAAAGACGGTGATTAATTGTGTCCGTACCCCGAGAGGCTCACGGAAGCGTTGAACCTGGAGAGCGAAAACAACAAGATAAACAGAAGCTCAGCCGCCCTCCCGCTcccaaaaaagaagcaaaagcaaaaatgttggtCCAACTTACTTTGCGCGTCCAACCTCTCTCGGGTTTTGTGTTCCGACAGACCAAAAGCTCCATCTGCGCTGCGTGGCTTAGTCATGTTTGTGACGCTACGCTGATGCAAAGGACGGTCAGAGGAACCAATAGTCTCCATGGCGATGACAAAGCCAAGGATGCCACCTTTTAATTTCCTCCATCACGGATCCATTTAAAACGGGAATGGAGTGTTCCTGGACACTAAATAACCTCCACGTGAACACTGGAGCAGGGCCCCTTCGAGTCTGTAATAAGATTCTCAAACCTCCATTTTCAGGTCACAACGACTACGTGTGCCCGGCAACCAATCAGTGCACTATTGACAGGAATCGCAGGAAGAGCTGCCAAGCGTGCCGACTAAGGAAGTGTTACGAAGTGGGCATGATGAAAGGAGGTGGGCAGGAACACCCAAGTATTCTTcttagtcttcttcttctttttttttttttttttttttttaaatctattaaCTCCATTATAACTCCATTAGGTTCACTCAATGCTTAGTTAGGAGGAGAGGCTCTTATTGTGAAAGCCACAAATATGTGCATTCACTGGCATTCTCGAGGCTAAGTTTAACTTTAACCTTGAAGTGATTTCCTCTTAAGGAGTACGAGGACTGATTAGTGCACACccacactttttgttttcatacttCTTGGATCACATACGCATCAACTATGTGCTGCTAGCCTGCTGCCTTCTAAGTCAAGACCAAGTCACCCAGTCTCCATCTACCATGTTTACTCATTTATCGGATTCATTTACTTCTAAACGCACACATATTGAGTATTAGCCTTCGTACAGATTTGGATTATTTTCCTGGTTAACTACAATACATTACAATATATTTCGTATGAATCTAGAGGTGAACACAAACAGAAAATTGCATGCACGCAACACTGTAGTGGTGAGCACAGCGGGTCGACTGGAAGGCCGTCTCCACGAAACTTAACCGCTTTCGTACCGTGCGGCGAAGTCGTTTATAGCAGCCAGTAAGACTCCAGCCGGTGGCAGCCGGTAAGACTCCTTCTTTCACTGTATTTGAGACCGTTTGTGTGCCTCGGTAGGTGCTCCTGTTTTGCTTAGCCACGGCGTCTGGCGTATTATTAGAAGGACCGCCATTTGCTTCGGTATGACGCTACTGTTTCCACAAGGTGTGCGCAAAGACCGCGGTCGCGTAATACGCCGTGACAAGCGGCGGACCACCGGCGCCATGGAGAAGCTGACCAAGGAGATGGAGCACAGAAAGGCAGCCCCCCAGGAAGTGCGGAAGCAGAGCGGGTGCGGGATCGCCGGTGGGGGAAGAACCTCGGTAACGGACATCCCTCCTGACCAGGTTCTGAATCACGCAGAggcaaaatctgaaaaaataaagaagtcTATAAACGGATGGAGACATCATTTAATTCGAAGAATGTTTTTAATTGTCTGCCTCGTCAGGTGCTCCTCCTGCTGCAGGGGGCCGAACCCCCGATTTTATGTTCTCGACAGAAGCTGAGCCGACCCTACACGGAGGTCACCATGATGACGCTGCTGACCAGCATGGCCGACAAGGAGCTGGTCCACATGATCGCTTGGGCCAAGAAGCTGCCAGGTGAAGCCCAACAACAAACACTTGACTTAGCATTTAAGCGTATAAGTACACGGGCCTGTGAAATATGAACTAAACTGGATTGTAATAAGCCTCGGTGGAGCAACAGGCGCTATTAAGAGAAAAGGAGGGTCAGACGAGAAAGATTTACACAAGATGTTCAATGAAGTAAGCACTGTCATATTTACTCGGAACACCCTTTTGTGTATCTTTCACTGTagaatttcacccaaaaatatgagcatttggttattatttttctttttcctccgaTTAAGTTCCATCTCTGAAACATAGCGGATGCGCGCCGTCTCTCGATTAGATCACGCGTACAACTCGATATTTGAAAGACAGATTTTAATATACATAAAAACTGAGAGAGCGagattaaaatgaattaaagcAAAATGCTGGTAAGACAAAAATCACAACTTCGTAAATCAATATTTAGCCTGAATGGGAAATTTGAatattaaaggggaagtccggtcGTTGAATTAACAATGCATCAGATAGGTCACGTCATGTGTAccgtaccttgaaaatttgaggctaatccgtgttttgagaagatttttatcggcaattacgaattttcgcgggcgccgccattttcgcgcaGATGTGACATATTACGTTCGAGAACAAAGGCGAGCTTACGTTGTGACAAAATTATGGCCAACGCTgagttctcggatttatcctcatcagcctttgtttgcgcacgtaggtcacgtgactggcggccatgaaaatttgtaaatgccgataaaaatattctcaaaacaccatgaaatgatatcggattaacttCAAAATTTCAAGgtgcagtacatatgacatgacctatcttaTATATTGTTAATTCAACGGCCGCACTTCCCCTTTAATATAAGCGGGGCTCACATAACTTCCCCGCACACGTTGTACACATTTCTCATTAGACGCACTCGCATACACGCATGTAGTCATGGCAACAGGTGAGCATGCCTCCATCACCAACTCGCCTTCAACCTTCTAACAATTGCAACATATTTAGACGCAACGGCGTTCGGGAAATTTATTTGTCTGGTGTACGGTCCTGCTCGAGCTGATCTCTGGTCAGTTTGTGTAAACGTGGTTTTTACGTCATGTGATTTGAAACGGGGGTGTGGCGCTTTGCACGCACACAAAGAAGCAGCAGACAAGTTCCCAGCACAGAGCCCCAAATGGACCACGTTACCTTTGGCTCTCTTAAGTGGGTAAATTGGAAATGGGCAAACAACAACGGGTAATTAAATGTCACGTGAGCTGGCCGAGTGCCACGATAAGGCTTCTGGTGACAAGACAAAGTGCCCACGCTTTCATTTAGCcagacgacaacaacaacaacaacaacaagcataTTTCCTGTCGAGTGAGTAGGCAGACGCTGCTAAATGCCGttcataatgcgcgcggcgatTAATCATCGCGGCAAGTGTCAAGCGTGCTGTACGCGTGTGACGTGACTTTGTGCTCAGGCTTCCTCCAGCTGTCCCTGCACGACCAGGTGCAGCTGCTGGAGAGCTCGTGGCTGGAGGTGCTGATGATCGGCCTCGTCTGGAGGTCCGTCCACTGTCCAGGCAAGCTCATCTTCGCTCAGGACCTCATTCTGGACAGGTAAAAGAGGAGAGGCGCACCGGCCCACTTCTGGGACACGTCCTCTTTACTTCTCCATCACACTCTCGCAACACACCTCAAGGGTGACACATCAGCATTGTAGATTTTTCCATTTCGCACCTTTGCGGCCATTGTGCCATCCCGACACGTTCTTGTCATACGGTGTCGTACAGTGAAAGACTAATTATGTGTCCCCCGCAGTGAagagaggacccccccccccctttacccGACACCCCCAGCGGTGCATCATTTTAGAGCCTAGCCGGCAACCGGGACAGATGTAATCAAAGCCTCAACGTACAGaatgatggaaaatgaatggcgACGGAGGGAGAGTTAAGAGGACGAGGAAATAGAGATGGGAGAAGGGACGGCTGTTCCCTCCTTCCTCCCCAACCGTCGTCGGAGTAAACAACCTGACCAATCATCACTTCtagctttgtttaaaaaaaaaaagatgcgagAGCGCGAGTAAGAGAGAGAATGACAGACAGAAGAGCCCGAGGCAGACAGACAAAGCTTTTAGCTTGCTGTGCCTGATGGTCCCATTTGATCGGGAAATGTATTAGCGTATTATCTCGAAAAAAGATGGCCCCTGGTGGAAGTGTCCTGTCAGATTGGACGTGATGACTAAAACGCAGCGGGTCAGGGTCGACGCATTCCCTTAGCTGCAGCGCCGCTGCCGCTGTGAGAGCACGCGGCCACCCCCCGTCGCTTGTCTACGACGGCCTAAAGTCGAGCTACGTGGCCGTCGACTCCATTAGCGTTATCTTGTCCTCGTTAGGGGGTCAAAGGTAAGATGGAGtttatcccagatgacttttgggtaagcgttggcctcacagttctgaggtccaggggttcaatcccggacccgcttgtgtggagtttgcgtgttctcccccgtgcctgcgtggggtttctccggtttcctcccacatccccaaaaaatgtaacagTAATTGGAcgattgcgattggctggcaaccagttcagggtgcaccccacctcttgctcgttgacagctgggatcggcttcagcactccccgcgacccttgtgaggataagcgggatagaaaatggatggatggatggatggatggatggacggactttGGGTaggaggttgggtacaccccggagtggtcgccagtcaatcaaacACTTATGGACAAATTTGAGACTTTCCTGAAGCCGCCATATTGTACAGTCCATAATTTGGGAATATTAATATGTTCTGACCTAAAAATTAAGAGGCAGGCGCGCTAACCACGAGGTCGACCTCTAAGGTTGAACACAATTAGAGTTTAACTCTTGTTGTCATGTAACCTTTAGGCGGGCAATGTTTTAagtgaggcggcatggtggcgttggcctcacagttctgaggtcccgggttcaatcccggacctgcctgtgtggagtttgcgtgttctccgagcactccggtttcctcccacatcccaaaaacatgcaactttattggacacgctaaattgcccctaggtgtggttttgagtgcaactgtttgtctcgacgtgccctgcgattggctggcaaccagttcagggtgtaccaggtgacccttgtgaggataagcggctccgaaaatggatggatggatgttttaagtTACATTTGTAAAAGTCAGCCGTTCAACAAATTATGAattatcaaataaaacaaaaaaaggtctttGTTCACAATTATCTGTCATTGTGTTAGTTGAAATGTTAGGTATCGAAAGTTCTGGCGGTATCGATGAGTACTCGAGTGAATACTGGTATCGGTCGAGAAAACTAGTGGCATCGAACGTCCCTAGAAGTGAATGCTCCAGTCAATTGTTGGTGACTTTACGGACGAGTCTTTGGCGGATTGTATGTTTGTGTCGCGCAGGAGCGAAGGCGACTGCGTGGAAGGCATGGCGGAGATCTTCGACATGCTGCTGGCCACCGCCTCGCGTTTCCGCATGCTCAGGCTCAAGCCCGAGGAGTTCGTCTGCCTCAAAGCGATCATCCTGCTCAACTCCGGTGAGCCCGTCGCATTCGACGTCCCGGAACCTGGCGACAGACGCGCCTCGTCAAAACGCACCTCCGTTCGTCGATCGTTTGCACTCTCGGGAGCGGACGCGTCCCgacgacgaccccccccccccccgaacacaGTGTACCGGAAGGGCCCGTCGGCGCCGGCGGGGATGACGGGCGTTGTCACGGCAACACGCGGCAGCGCGCACGCGTAAGGGCCGGGGCTCGAACGGGAATGCGCAAATACCAGAGAGATGACAGCGGCGACTCAGCTGCGTGAGCCGAATGGACTTGTGATTGCTGCGTGGGCATCCCAACCTCCGCCGTCGGCCTTTTATATAAACTTTCGTGCGCGGCGTCCTCAAATACCTGCACCACTAATAGACCCGATGACGAAATTAGTACTTCCGGGTGCGTCATACAAAGAGACACGTTAAGCATGTTTTCCCcacaattacaaacaaatttAAGGACGTAAATCTGTTTGTACCAATTCTCCTCGAAACGCCCTGATTACAACGGCAAAGTTTAGATGCTGAATTTCCTTTTTTACTGAAATCAacacattttgaagtcatgcaaCGTTCACGCATAGGCGGGATCTTGCCATGGGTGAGCTGCTTGCTTCTATCGCGTTTTAACTCATTAAACACGttcaccaggggtgtcaaactcatttttgtcgcgggccacgttgtcgttacaatttccctcagagggccattatcaCTGCGGATCTATGAAattctttcacctcatcatatttccacatgaaatttatgaactagttttggacccagaaatcaagcgtaatgggtttttcaacatattgttcatgtttggtaacacaaaaatccttgcaatatctcaactttatcatttctgatatgaaacacgagatatttaaaagaaagatggtatacagtgagtttaatgctagtgccaccGCGCTAGCGCCAACGCTAGTGGTGCCACGCTAACACCAACGcgagcgctaatgctagtgctgcgCTGATAATGATAGCGCTAGGTTAATGCTAATGCCACCACGTAACGCTAATGCCACCGGGCTAACTCTAGCGACGCGCTAACGCTGATGTGAGcaccatgctaatgctagtgctgctGAACTAACGCGAGCACCGTGCTAActctaacgctagtgccgcacgtgctaacagggccggttaaaaaaaaaaaaaaacacacacttcggctccggcactcccgtgacccttgtgaggataagcggctaagaaaaattgatggatggagggacATTGAGCGCTGTTGTTTGTGGAAGCTTTAAATTTAGGCAAGGTTAACCTTTCAACTATGGAAACtaccccccaacaaaaaaaaattaattatgaaATCACTcacacactaacagggccggaccggtaaaagtcacttcctcacgacatatattccaccagacTCActccttgcggccattagaaaaaaaatgcacaaattagccgcatcaccgcataaactgcagggttgaaagcgtgtgaaaaaaagtcgcggtttataggccagaaaatTGAGTATAAAAACATATACTAAAAATAGTGCAATACTTATGGCAAGCCAGTAGTTGGCAGTCACTTTATAGAGAAACAACACCAACTGCTTGTCTATCCTGACAAAACTAACAATTAACCTTTATTAAAACATTAATTATATGTTAATAAGTGCAAACTACTATAATAGTCCACTGATATCACCTTACCACAACACTTGCAGCAGTTATGTTTCGCCGACCCCGCGCAAtacgacacttttttttttttttttttaaatacaagctAGCTTTTAATACAAGTCATCTTTCAAAGGCTTTCACCAGAatacttccttccttctttcgggggccatataaaatcacgcagtgggccagatctggcccccgggccttgagtttgacacctgtgacataCACTACACGCACAGATAATGATAAACACGAGCAAGATCTGTTATCTGTCTATATTTATGTGCCCAACGACGGACGACAGGATAAACGGTATTCAAAATGGATGGGCCTCCCGCTCATCGGCGGCCTGTTTCTGCTTGCGCCCAGGCGCCTTCGCGTTCTGCACGGGCACCATGGAGCCGCTGCACGACGGCGCGGCGGTGCAAGGCATGCTGGACACCATCACGGACGCCCTCATACATCACATCGGCCAATCGGGATGCTCGCTGCAGCAGCAGGCCAGGCGCCAGGCccagctgctcctcctcctctctcacatCAGACACATGAGGTGAAagacttggttttttttttttttttagagagggGCATATTAATAATCAAGGAATTGAACAACAACATGACATCAGCATCTTCGCTGTGGCAACTCCTCCATGATTCCGCGAAAGGGGGTCAGAAATTTCCCCCATCctcttaaatattaaaaaggtAATTAAACTCCCTATTTCAGGTGTGTCAAACtcgggccacattgcagttatgATTTCCCTTCGAGAGCCGTTATGGCACAgttgtcaaactcgaggcccgggggccagatctggcccaccgcaaGATTTTCTGTGGCCTGCAGCGCCAAATCTTGAGAttccatttccatgattcttgtaaaaatatggaccaaaatttctaattgtcatatattataaatgatgaagttgagatattacgagcatttttgtgttaccaaacacgaACAGTTGAAAAGCACgtaacccttgatttctgatttggaTTCTGCTTCATAAATTATGCAAACACGATGAGACgagcaaacatttttattgtttcacagtcataacggccctccgagggaatcccgaactacaatgtggcccgcaagagaaatgagctTGACACCCCTGCGTTATGGCCAGAAAAACCCCCTCATgataatcgcctcatcatatttacatatttttgagCTTCTTTTGGAATCCGATATCAAGGCTCTGTTCatgtttagtaacacaaaaatgcttctatgacaacttgaaattttggtacacattttcacaataatcagggaagttgacacacgtgatttgccttcgcgagccacataaaaccctgtggcgggccggatttggcccccgggcctcgagtttgaaaCCCGTGCCCGTTTTGATCCGACTTCCGGGGATCCACCCGCGTCACGCCAACATTTCGCGTGTACTTGCAGTAACAAAGGCATGGAACACCTCTACAGCATGAAGTGCAAGAACAAAGTACCGCTGTACGACCTGCTGCTGGAGATGCTGGACGCTCACCGCCTGCACCGTCCCGTCAGACCCCCCACGCAGATCTGGCCCCAGGCGGAGAGAACGCcccccggcggcggcggcggaaacGGCGCCGCCTCCAGTTCCGGAGGCCGCGGCGCCCAGGAGAGCCTGAGCAGGAGCCCCCCATGTCCAGGCGTGCTGCAGTTCGGAGGGTCCCGGCCCGACTGCGCAGAAATCCTGTGAGGCGGACAAAAGGATGAGTGTTGCGCTGAAGGTCATTTGATGAATATTTATACATTTCTGGCATCGCTCAATGATCTTTGACTTTTCCACTGTTGCTCACATGGCTTCTTAAGTGCCAGCTGCACTGTATGAAATTCACGTtctgtttattcttttttttttttttgttcttctccattttcattgccattCAACCAAAGTGCACTTCCTCTTAGCTTGAAGGGGCTACCGGGCATTACTTTCATTTCTTTGCATAACAAGCTGTGATTGAAAAACTTGTCGGCTCTTGACCCGCCAGCTGAGTACCAGCGCGTCTGACGTCTAACGTTCGCTACACTACTACCGGTTTGATCATATTTGTAAACCGTATATTGATCATGATTGATAACTATTTTGTGTTTCTGTCTGCCGTGTCgttgggggagggtgggggtgggggggggataccATCTGCAAGTTACACAGCTTCAAATCCGAGCCAAACTGTCATTGGGTAACTGTAGATTTGTTCACTTGCACTTGTTTTGTATTAAATGTTGATTATTTCTGGTCCAATTGTTGTTTTATCACAATTATGTGCTGAAAAGTAttcactgatgaaaaaaaaatccatctttggaaataaatattttgtctgtAAACATTTacttgcaaaataaataattttgagcCATGGATTTGTCttgaaagcccccccccaccccctttggccttgaaatgtttttttcccatacaCTTACATGaaatgagtttcactttttgttttgcatttcccCTCCGGggtttgctttgcttattttaacaccaaacatccatccatccattttctgagccgcttatcatcacaagggtagtgctggagcgggttacacactgaactggtcgccagccaatcacaggcggagtgcccggaggaaacccacgcaggcaacggggagaacatgcaaactccacacaggggggggacaggatttgaaccttgatcctcagagctgtgaggccaacgctttaccagctgaggcaccgtgctaCTAAGTTTCTTAATACAGCGATGAAATTGCTAAATTGTTATCAATTATTGTACTTTTGGATTGGCTGGAaacaggttcagggtgtacccctggctcctgcccgacgatagctgggataggctctggcactcccgtgacccttgtgaggataagcggctaagaaaaattgatggatggagggacATTGAGCGCTGTTGTTTGTGGAAGCTTTGAATTTAGGCAAGGTTAACCTTTCAACTATGGAAACtaccccccaacaaaaaaaaattatgaaatcagTTCATCTAATCGGCCAGCCTTGACATAACCACTTGCTAATACTGGTACGTATTAATTTACACACCTCTTA
This genomic window from Syngnathoides biaculeatus isolate LvHL_M chromosome 23, ASM1980259v1, whole genome shotgun sequence contains:
- the esr1 gene encoding estrogen receptor; amino-acid sequence: MLLRQSPAKSRKPCGSPPRPGIGPAAPELENLSPSPPPRAPLSGMYPEESRGSGGVATVDFLEGTYDYASPTPAQTPLYSHPMPGYYAAPLDTHGSPSDGSLQSLGSGPTSPLVFVPTSPRLSPFMHPPGHHYLETTSTPIYRSGETVSQQQATRDDQCGTSEEAYVLGGSEAAAAAAIGVFEMAKETRFCAVCSDYASGYHYGVWSCEGCKAFFKRSIQGHNDYVCPATNQCTIDRNRRKSCQACRLRKCYEVGMMKGGVRKDRGRVIRRDKRRTTGAMEKLTKEMEHRKAAPQEVRKQSGCGIAGGGRTSVTDIPPDQVLLLLQGAEPPILCSRQKLSRPYTEVTMMTLLTSMADKELVHMIAWAKKLPGFLQLSLHDQVQLLESSWLEVLMIGLVWRSVHCPGKLIFAQDLILDRSEGDCVEGMAEIFDMLLATASRFRMLRLKPEEFVCLKAIILLNSGAFAFCTGTMEPLHDGAAVQGMLDTITDALIHHIGQSGCSLQQQARRQAQLLLLLSHIRHMSNKGMEHLYSMKCKNKVPLYDLLLEMLDAHRLHRPVRPPTQIWPQAERTPPGGGGGNGAASSSGGRGAQESLSRSPPCPGVLQFGGSRPDCAEIL